A region of Kribbella sp. NBC_01245 DNA encodes the following proteins:
- a CDS encoding O-antigen ligase family protein — translation MTIELPQRAPGGIARTRPPRGDVLATMMGLTVCLLPFLLPTGPANTALTDVGMTLCIGLALLWSVHEHLPVKVPYLVGVAGLVLGGAFAAMVAQAPVGVGLVLAQDVLLLAWSAALVMGRHNPAVIAAVSRAWCRTAPVYSGVMALSYILGINALTGVSAKDGVRASYTFGDPNLAGNYLVVSLFIMAACKCPRSPGVRRIAYALVLAAIGFTGSNGAMLTLLVALTLCVAVTGYKRYGAVVGLSTLAASTLVAGLMFSFVMPRVDLGQIREAAAGSVPLLRDSFGRSGSSTSERATIVNEGTNLFLQGDATGFGPARTKATLAANQAPYVKEAHNDYLATLLERGLIGAIGLLALGVAVFVRCVRLVVGKLPDDYAELVPRPWLLAVIGPVMATAAGFYEVLHFRHLWTWLGLVAVLVLVMQDRQKKRV, via the coding sequence ATGACGATCGAGCTTCCACAACGTGCGCCCGGCGGCATCGCCCGGACCAGACCACCTCGCGGTGACGTACTCGCGACGATGATGGGGCTCACCGTCTGCCTGCTTCCGTTCCTGCTGCCGACCGGGCCGGCCAACACCGCGCTGACGGACGTCGGCATGACGCTGTGCATCGGACTTGCCCTGCTGTGGTCGGTTCATGAGCACCTGCCCGTCAAAGTGCCTTATCTGGTGGGGGTCGCCGGTCTGGTGCTCGGCGGTGCTTTCGCGGCCATGGTGGCGCAGGCGCCCGTCGGTGTCGGCCTGGTGCTGGCCCAGGACGTACTGCTGCTCGCCTGGAGCGCCGCCCTGGTCATGGGACGGCATAACCCGGCCGTGATCGCCGCCGTCAGCCGCGCCTGGTGCCGGACGGCGCCGGTCTACTCGGGCGTGATGGCGCTCTCCTACATCCTCGGCATCAACGCGCTCACCGGCGTCTCGGCCAAGGACGGCGTGCGTGCGTCGTACACGTTCGGCGATCCGAACCTGGCGGGGAACTACCTCGTCGTCTCGCTGTTCATCATGGCCGCCTGCAAGTGTCCGCGATCGCCCGGCGTACGGCGGATCGCCTACGCCCTCGTTCTCGCCGCCATCGGCTTCACCGGATCGAACGGCGCCATGCTGACCCTGCTGGTCGCGCTGACTCTCTGCGTGGCGGTGACCGGGTACAAGCGGTATGGCGCGGTCGTCGGTCTGTCGACGCTGGCGGCGTCGACGCTGGTGGCGGGCCTGATGTTCAGTTTCGTGATGCCACGGGTCGACCTGGGGCAGATCCGTGAAGCGGCGGCCGGCAGCGTGCCGCTGCTCCGCGACTCCTTCGGCCGCAGCGGCAGCTCCACCAGCGAACGCGCGACGATCGTGAACGAAGGAACCAACCTGTTCCTGCAAGGCGACGCCACCGGTTTCGGCCCGGCGCGGACCAAAGCGACCCTCGCGGCCAATCAGGCGCCGTACGTCAAGGAAGCGCACAACGACTACCTCGCGACGCTGCTCGAACGCGGGTTGATCGGTGCGATCGGCCTGCTGGCTCTCGGCGTCGCGGTATTCGTGCGCTGCGTACGACTGGTGGTCGGGAAGCTGCCGGACGACTATGCCGAGCTTGTGCCACGGCCCTGGCTGCTCGCTGTCATAGGACCGGTGATGGCCACGGCCGCGGGGTTCTACGAAGTCCTGCACTTCCGTCATCTGTGGACCTGGCTCGGCCTCGTCGCAGTGCTGGTTCTTGTCATGCAGGACCGTCAGAAGAAGCGGGTCTGA
- a CDS encoding RNA polymerase sigma factor, with product MSIDADALDELARRAAKDPALLDELIRQVQPQVMRICQRVLPHRADAEDACQDALLAVATKVGTFSGRSRFTTWVHVVASNAARETYRRLKRRAVENASAVQQDDRPARYDRPDPRTTSVVAGTRLDLLDALERLDTHHPETVTALVLRDVYELSYDEIADQLGVPVGTVKSRINRARESLKPLLLPRQD from the coding sequence ATGTCAATCGATGCGGACGCGCTCGACGAACTGGCCCGGCGCGCTGCAAAAGATCCCGCGCTACTGGACGAGCTGATCCGGCAAGTGCAGCCGCAGGTGATGCGGATCTGCCAGCGCGTGTTACCTCATCGCGCCGACGCCGAGGACGCCTGCCAGGATGCGCTGCTGGCGGTCGCGACAAAGGTCGGCACCTTCTCCGGCCGGAGCCGGTTCACCACCTGGGTCCACGTGGTCGCGTCGAACGCCGCCCGGGAAACGTACCGGCGGCTCAAGCGCCGCGCGGTCGAGAACGCTTCGGCTGTGCAGCAGGACGATCGCCCGGCCAGGTACGACCGGCCAGATCCGCGCACCACCAGCGTTGTCGCCGGCACCCGGCTGGATCTGCTCGACGCGCTGGAGCGGCTGGATACCCACCATCCGGAGACGGTCACCGCGCTGGTGCTGCGCGACGTCTACGAACTCAGCTACGACGAGATCGCCGACCAACTCGGCGTCCCGGTCGGTACCGTCAAGTCCCGGATCAACCGGGCTCGCGAATCGCTCAAACCCCTGCTGCTCCCCCGCCAGGACTGA
- a CDS encoding RNA polymerase sigma-70 factor: MADVLDPFIEHRRLLFSTAYRMLGTVTDAEDILQDTWLKWHDIDQSTVTHPKSYLVRTVTNLSLNRLTSAKATRETYIGPWLPEPLLTSPNIAEQTELADTVSTAMLVVLETLNPVERAVFLLREVFGYSHAEIADTLDRPEATVRQIAHRAKGHVQSRRPRFDTDQAERSHITEQFMAACSGGDLNALMDLLAPDVTAWSDGGGVVTAARRPLHGADHVARWILGVLAKPVSAGFTLESADINGELGTLALIGGNPGAAFTYDLVDGRIQNLRFQVNPNKLKGLYLGTDTLG, from the coding sequence ATGGCCGACGTACTGGATCCCTTCATCGAGCATCGACGGCTGCTGTTCTCGACCGCCTACCGGATGCTCGGCACCGTCACCGATGCGGAGGACATCTTGCAGGACACGTGGTTGAAGTGGCACGACATCGACCAGTCGACGGTCACGCACCCCAAGTCCTATCTGGTCCGTACGGTCACCAACCTCTCCTTGAACCGGCTCACGTCCGCCAAGGCCACCCGCGAGACGTACATCGGCCCTTGGCTGCCCGAGCCGCTCCTGACCTCGCCGAACATCGCGGAGCAGACGGAATTGGCCGACACCGTCTCCACCGCGATGTTGGTGGTGCTGGAAACCCTGAATCCGGTCGAGCGCGCGGTGTTCCTGCTGCGCGAGGTCTTCGGCTACTCGCACGCCGAAATCGCCGACACGCTCGACCGGCCCGAGGCCACGGTTCGTCAGATCGCGCACCGCGCCAAGGGGCACGTCCAGTCTCGCCGCCCGCGGTTCGATACCGACCAGGCCGAGCGGTCGCACATCACCGAGCAGTTCATGGCCGCCTGCTCGGGAGGCGATCTCAACGCCTTGATGGATCTGCTCGCCCCCGATGTCACCGCGTGGTCCGACGGCGGTGGCGTGGTGACCGCGGCCCGGCGTCCGTTGCACGGCGCCGACCATGTCGCCCGTTGGATCCTTGGTGTGCTCGCCAAACCGGTCTCCGCGGGCTTCACGCTCGAGTCCGCCGACATCAATGGCGAACTCGGCACCCTCGCCCTGATCGGCGGCAACCCGGGTGCCGCGTTCACCTATGACCTCGTCGACGGCCGCATCCAGAACCTGCGCTTCCAGGTCAATCCCAACAAACTCAAAGGGTTGTACCTGGGCACCGACACTCTCGGCTGA
- a CDS encoding aminoglycoside phosphotransferase family protein, with protein sequence MTEAPRAIHPRPRSVRDLLLAPATRGVLLATSRDPDAKLTFIVTPPPGTYPNGPVAIKIPATPVAASAIRSETRMLLDLREVPMGSMAQTVPQYVDTLDSDGLPALVSTALRGTPMSIGYHHWLHTARPHLVATDFALAAGWLRRFQMATAGERGRIEWAAEVGDQLRHRWPGHPHLAAALVRLTSADHQLGVQEVARTMVHGDYWFGNLLLTDGVISGVVDWEAGAHSGWPLRDLVRFALSYCLYLDRHTRPGHRVLRHRGLRRIGFGPGITYGLLGDGWLPDLVRYYLRDGLVSLGLPPDLWYSAALTGLGEVAALANDDDFGSNHLDLLAGLPLWPTDHHGQGAGR encoded by the coding sequence ATGACCGAAGCCCCCCGGGCGATCCATCCACGGCCCCGATCGGTGCGCGACCTGCTGCTCGCGCCGGCCACCCGCGGCGTGCTGCTCGCAACCTCACGTGATCCGGACGCCAAGCTGACCTTCATCGTCACGCCGCCGCCGGGCACCTACCCGAACGGCCCGGTGGCCATCAAGATCCCGGCCACCCCGGTGGCCGCGAGCGCGATCAGGAGCGAGACGCGGATGCTGCTCGATCTCCGCGAGGTCCCAATGGGCAGCATGGCCCAAACCGTTCCCCAATACGTGGACACTCTCGACAGCGACGGCCTGCCCGCACTCGTCTCGACCGCGTTACGCGGCACGCCGATGAGCATCGGATACCACCACTGGCTGCACACGGCACGACCGCATTTGGTCGCCACGGACTTCGCCCTCGCCGCCGGCTGGCTGCGCCGGTTCCAGATGGCGACCGCGGGTGAACGCGGCCGGATCGAGTGGGCCGCGGAGGTCGGCGACCAGCTGCGTCACCGGTGGCCAGGTCACCCGCACTTGGCCGCAGCCCTCGTTCGGCTGACCTCAGCCGATCACCAGCTCGGCGTTCAGGAAGTGGCCCGCACGATGGTGCACGGCGACTACTGGTTCGGCAATCTCCTCCTGACCGACGGTGTGATCTCAGGTGTGGTCGACTGGGAGGCCGGAGCTCATAGCGGCTGGCCGCTGCGCGACCTGGTCCGGTTCGCCCTCAGCTACTGCCTCTACCTCGACCGGCACACGCGTCCCGGCCATCGGGTGCTGCGGCACCGAGGCCTCCGTCGTATCGGCTTCGGGCCCGGCATCACGTACGGACTGCTCGGCGACGGCTGGCTACCGGACCTCGTCCGCTACTACCTGCGCGATGGTCTGGTCTCCCTCGGGCTGCCGCCTGACCTCTGGTACAGCGCGGCCCTGACCGGACTGGGCGAGGTGGCTGCCCTGGCGAACGACGACGACTTCGGCAGTAATCACCTCGATCTGCTGGCAGGGCTGCCGCTCTGGCCGACCGATCACCACGGACAGGGGGCAGGCCGATGA
- a CDS encoding sugar transferase: MSQRTRTHTPVRRSEVDGVGPVRRTLDILVAVVLLLLVSPFVAVIAVLILVTDGRPVFFRQTRIGELGRPFRLYKLRTMRVVASGPEVTTQRDPRITRIGAFLRRTAIDELPQLWHVLRGQMTLVGPRPESDSLASRYPASCQAILLARPGLTGPAQLHYRERSNVLPEGWSDVEAYYLQVLVPIRVAADQEYLADPSLRRTIHYLFLTALFVTGLRDPQRTVVQTASDTSS, from the coding sequence ATGTCGCAGAGAACCCGAACCCACACTCCAGTACGACGATCCGAGGTCGACGGCGTCGGACCGGTGCGGCGCACACTCGACATCCTCGTGGCCGTGGTGTTGCTGCTTCTCGTCTCGCCGTTCGTGGCGGTGATCGCCGTTCTGATCCTGGTGACCGACGGGCGGCCGGTCTTCTTCCGGCAGACCCGCATCGGTGAACTGGGCCGGCCGTTCCGCCTCTACAAACTGCGCACCATGCGGGTGGTTGCCTCCGGCCCCGAAGTCACCACCCAGCGGGACCCCAGGATCACCCGCATCGGCGCGTTCCTGCGCCGCACGGCGATCGACGAACTCCCCCAGCTCTGGCACGTACTACGCGGCCAGATGACCCTCGTCGGCCCACGCCCCGAGAGCGACAGCCTTGCCAGCCGCTACCCCGCTTCGTGCCAGGCGATCCTGCTCGCCCGTCCTGGCCTGACCGGTCCCGCCCAGCTGCACTATCGCGAACGCTCGAACGTCCTTCCCGAGGGCTGGTCCGACGTCGAGGCCTACTACCTCCAGGTCCTCGTGCCCATCCGGGTTGCCGCGGACCAGGAGTACCTGGCCGACCCCTCCCTGCGGCGAACGATCCACTATCTCTTCCTGACCGCACTGTTCGTCACCGGTTTGAGGGACCCCCAACGCACCGTTGTTCAGACGGCTTCCGACACCTCTTCGTAG
- a CDS encoding oligosaccharide flippase family protein, whose translation MSSRLRIPVTGELLRTVLANTSARGLAIVGLTLATVFVARIGGPAAVGEYALLRMLPGLVGVLCVLGLPGALAYFLASPRRDLPRLWPTLIAIGFGGAVLGTACWLIASPVVAKVFFPQESVLLIAVAGATVPTQLLLTLGKTALQGLEDRRGGDVVIAAEELAFLPCYLLPLLVGFHGVAAIVIGLGLADLVVAVEAWRRVSRRLGWRRFGLAGNGFGWWGRPDRALAGRVSSYGLRGQVGGFITLLNLRLDFAILGAMAGPAVLGGYAVASKYAELLRLPGTALTWVFYPRLAKLGETEAASVARRMIRPTLLGIVVAAIPIFLLTSPVMRLLYGEEFGPAVAPARVLLAGMLLAGASGVASAYLYGRGTPGLNSIVLGIGLVITVVLDLLLIPAYGALGAAAASTAAYLCTDALLIALLLRLSGRTRARHSTGAVRAAEVSP comes from the coding sequence ATGAGCAGCCGGCTGCGGATCCCTGTCACCGGCGAACTGCTCCGGACGGTACTGGCGAACACCTCCGCCCGTGGATTGGCAATCGTCGGACTCACGCTGGCTACCGTCTTCGTGGCAAGGATCGGCGGCCCGGCCGCTGTCGGCGAGTACGCACTGCTCCGCATGCTGCCCGGCCTGGTGGGCGTCCTCTGCGTGCTCGGCCTGCCCGGTGCGTTGGCCTACTTCCTCGCGTCGCCCCGGCGCGACCTGCCGAGGTTGTGGCCGACGCTCATCGCCATCGGCTTCGGAGGTGCAGTGCTCGGCACCGCATGCTGGCTGATCGCCTCACCGGTGGTCGCGAAGGTGTTCTTCCCCCAGGAGTCGGTCCTCCTGATCGCGGTCGCGGGCGCGACCGTTCCGACCCAACTACTGCTGACTCTCGGCAAGACGGCCTTGCAGGGTCTCGAGGATCGCCGGGGTGGCGATGTGGTGATCGCCGCCGAAGAGCTCGCGTTCTTGCCGTGCTACCTGCTGCCGCTCCTGGTCGGGTTCCACGGGGTGGCGGCGATCGTGATCGGACTCGGACTGGCGGATCTCGTCGTCGCCGTCGAGGCCTGGCGCAGGGTCAGCCGACGACTCGGCTGGCGACGATTCGGCCTGGCGGGTAACGGCTTCGGGTGGTGGGGGCGGCCAGATCGCGCGCTGGCAGGGCGAGTTTCGTCGTACGGACTGCGAGGTCAGGTTGGCGGGTTCATCACATTGCTCAACCTGCGCCTGGACTTCGCGATCCTTGGTGCGATGGCAGGTCCGGCGGTACTGGGCGGCTACGCGGTCGCCTCGAAGTACGCGGAACTTCTCCGGCTGCCGGGAACGGCTCTGACCTGGGTGTTCTATCCACGGCTCGCCAAACTCGGAGAGACCGAGGCCGCCTCGGTCGCGCGCCGGATGATCCGGCCGACACTGCTCGGCATCGTGGTCGCCGCCATCCCGATCTTCCTGCTGACCTCGCCGGTGATGCGCCTGCTGTACGGCGAGGAGTTCGGCCCGGCGGTCGCGCCCGCGCGGGTGCTGCTCGCCGGGATGCTGCTCGCTGGGGCGTCGGGGGTGGCCAGTGCCTACTTGTACGGACGCGGCACGCCCGGCCTCAACTCGATCGTGCTCGGCATCGGCTTGGTCATCACGGTGGTTCTCGACCTGCTGCTGATCCCCGCCTACGGAGCACTGGGTGCCGCGGCCGCCTCGACAGCGGCGTACCTCTGCACGGACGCGCTTCTGATCGCCCTCCTGCTTCGGCTCAGCGGACGGACTCGTGCCCGCCACAGCACGGGCGCGGTACGAGCTGCCGAGGTGTCGCCATGA
- a CDS encoding MBL fold metallo-hydrolase, producing the protein MSEPIVTALGHAGLRLDAPGIRLLADPWLSPGGAFLGAWFPFPDNSHLLTPELLEVDLVVVSHEHLDHLDLDLIAGLPPEVPVVIPRYPSTIMQRRLRAIGRTRVVVLDAWQRYPLGDDPDDWLTVIPEQCPMSHDSAVLIKVAGRSVLHTNDARISLAQTRRAMAEVGGPFDLMGAQMSGASWHPVRYEYDEVERERISTIKRVGKFKAVTRLVRSVRPRLVMPYAGPPCFLDDELFELNSGLQPGGIFPDQGEALAWLTERIPEQAGVSLLPGDRVELGGLEVFRDQHWQGFALDAGAEERRRYLTEYAARRRSAIEAAWAANPPAAPGLAERFKAHFESLGTLSEYFLARIGMTVRFEVSGPGGGVWDAHIGPDRVVVDLDGGDCHADYRLVLDGRWLDGVVSGRTRWEELLLSLRFTARRQPDLYNDYLVGLLKHADRAALRAVEEFEAARDPEETIEITVDGRQIQVSRFCPHAGEDLAETGVVINGVLRCLGHNFEFDLTTGSCLNARSDSLYVKAVSSYEEVSEAV; encoded by the coding sequence ATGAGCGAGCCGATCGTCACCGCGCTGGGTCATGCCGGCCTGCGCCTCGACGCGCCCGGAATCCGGCTGCTGGCCGACCCCTGGCTGTCCCCGGGCGGCGCCTTCCTCGGCGCCTGGTTCCCGTTCCCGGACAACTCGCACCTGCTCACGCCCGAGCTGCTCGAGGTGGACCTGGTCGTGGTCTCGCACGAACATCTGGACCATCTCGATCTGGACCTGATCGCCGGCCTCCCGCCGGAGGTGCCGGTGGTGATACCGCGCTATCCGTCGACGATCATGCAGCGCCGGCTCCGCGCGATCGGCCGGACTCGGGTGGTCGTCCTCGATGCCTGGCAGCGATACCCGCTCGGCGACGACCCGGACGACTGGCTCACCGTGATTCCCGAGCAGTGCCCGATGAGTCACGACTCCGCGGTCCTGATCAAGGTGGCCGGGCGGAGCGTGCTGCATACGAACGACGCCCGGATCTCGCTCGCGCAGACCAGGCGGGCGATGGCCGAGGTCGGCGGACCGTTCGACCTGATGGGCGCGCAGATGTCCGGTGCCAGCTGGCACCCGGTCCGGTACGAGTACGACGAGGTCGAGCGGGAGCGGATCTCCACCATCAAGCGGGTCGGCAAGTTCAAAGCGGTCACCCGGCTCGTCCGCTCGGTCCGGCCGCGGCTGGTGATGCCGTACGCCGGTCCGCCCTGCTTCCTCGACGACGAGTTGTTCGAGCTGAACAGTGGGCTCCAGCCGGGTGGCATCTTCCCGGACCAGGGCGAGGCGCTCGCGTGGTTGACCGAGCGCATTCCGGAACAGGCAGGGGTCTCGCTGCTGCCCGGTGACCGGGTGGAGCTTGGTGGGCTGGAGGTCTTCCGTGATCAGCATTGGCAGGGGTTCGCGCTCGACGCCGGTGCCGAGGAACGACGCCGCTACCTGACCGAGTACGCCGCCCGGCGCCGCTCCGCGATCGAGGCTGCCTGGGCGGCGAACCCACCAGCCGCGCCCGGGCTGGCCGAGAGGTTCAAGGCCCACTTCGAGTCGCTCGGGACCTTGTCGGAGTACTTCCTCGCACGGATCGGCATGACCGTCCGCTTCGAGGTCTCCGGCCCGGGCGGGGGCGTCTGGGATGCCCACATCGGCCCGGACCGCGTGGTCGTCGACCTGGACGGCGGCGACTGCCATGCGGACTATCGGCTCGTGCTGGATGGTCGTTGGCTCGACGGTGTCGTGTCTGGCCGTACCCGGTGGGAGGAGCTGCTTCTCTCCCTTCGCTTCACCGCTCGTCGCCAGCCCGACCTCTACAACGACTACCTGGTGGGCCTACTGAAGCATGCCGACCGCGCCGCTCTCCGCGCTGTCGAGGAGTTCGAAGCCGCCCGCGACCCCGAGGAGACCATCGAGATCACCGTCGACGGCCGGCAGATCCAGGTCAGCCGCTTCTGCCCACATGCCGGTGAGGATCTGGCCGAGACAGGTGTCGTGATCAACGGCGTACTGCGCTGCCTGGGCCACAACTTCGAGTTCGACCTGACGACCGGCAGTTGCCTGAACGCACGCTCGGACTCCCTTTACGTGAAGGCGGTCAGCTCCTACGAAGAGGTGTCGGAAGCCGTCTGA
- a CDS encoding serine/threonine-protein kinase — protein sequence MVQPSHFGRYAVVRKLGSGGFAAVWLVRDEELDAEVAVKVLAEHWVDDHDVRRRFVEEGRFLRKVESPYVVGVHDIGTTADDRPFLVLTYADRGTLAARIKAGPLALSETVDVIEHVSAGLQELHDRGVLHRDVKPENVLFRSTPTGERAMLGDLGLGKSLDAVSRITMPGGTPAYVAPEQVRGDVLDPRADLYALAAVTYAALAGQPPYGATTLAAVLAVDGPPESLRTVRDDIPAEVDAVILRGLHQDREQRWPDVRSFAEALKLAALVHSPAADRPSAWPWVAATVAAALLGGAGGYLGWQYGNDRNWVRVEDRQGILSVDLPRGWADSRSDGGWQPTGSTTLPGLLVSEDNKTWGKAESKVSGVFTGVLPRGGELPAATSLPVPAGCTATPVHTSGTAAVTAKYDGCPDGMTTYERVMLSQGALIRIQVRADDQTKAERVLDSVRYQPTK from the coding sequence ATGGTTCAGCCCTCTCACTTTGGCCGCTATGCCGTGGTCCGGAAGCTGGGCAGCGGTGGTTTCGCTGCCGTCTGGCTGGTCCGGGACGAGGAGCTGGACGCCGAGGTCGCGGTCAAGGTCCTGGCCGAGCACTGGGTCGACGACCACGACGTACGCCGCCGGTTCGTCGAAGAGGGCCGCTTCTTGCGCAAGGTCGAGTCGCCGTACGTCGTTGGTGTGCACGACATCGGCACCACCGCGGACGACCGGCCGTTCCTGGTGCTCACGTATGCCGACCGCGGCACGCTGGCCGCCCGGATCAAGGCGGGCCCGCTCGCCCTGTCCGAGACGGTGGACGTGATCGAGCACGTCAGCGCCGGTCTGCAGGAGCTGCACGACCGTGGCGTCCTGCACCGGGACGTGAAGCCGGAGAACGTGTTGTTCCGCAGCACCCCGACCGGCGAACGGGCGATGCTCGGCGATCTCGGCCTGGGCAAATCGCTGGACGCGGTGTCACGGATAACGATGCCGGGCGGCACCCCGGCGTACGTCGCGCCCGAGCAGGTTCGCGGTGACGTCCTCGATCCACGAGCCGACCTGTATGCGCTGGCCGCGGTTACCTACGCCGCGCTGGCCGGCCAACCGCCGTACGGCGCGACCACCCTGGCGGCGGTGCTGGCCGTCGACGGACCGCCCGAGTCGCTGCGCACGGTTCGCGACGACATTCCCGCCGAGGTGGACGCGGTCATCCTGCGCGGACTGCACCAGGACCGCGAACAGCGCTGGCCCGACGTCCGATCGTTCGCCGAAGCCCTCAAGCTGGCCGCGCTGGTGCATAGCCCCGCCGCCGATCGACCTTCGGCGTGGCCCTGGGTGGCCGCAACAGTCGCGGCGGCGTTGCTGGGTGGCGCCGGTGGCTACCTGGGCTGGCAGTACGGCAACGACCGGAATTGGGTGCGGGTCGAGGACAGGCAGGGAATCCTGTCGGTCGATCTACCCCGCGGCTGGGCCGACAGCCGGTCCGACGGGGGCTGGCAGCCGACGGGTTCGACGACTCTGCCCGGTCTGCTGGTCAGCGAGGACAACAAGACCTGGGGCAAGGCCGAATCGAAGGTGTCGGGCGTCTTCACAGGGGTGTTGCCGCGGGGCGGCGAGTTGCCCGCGGCCACCAGTCTGCCGGTGCCGGCGGGTTGTACGGCGACGCCCGTGCATACCTCCGGGACCGCCGCGGTGACCGCCAAGTACGACGGCTGCCCGGACGGCATGACGACGTACGAGCGAGTGATGCTGAGCCAGGGGGCGCTGATCCGGATCCAGGTCCGGGCCGACGATCAAACGAAAGCGGAGCGGGTGCTCGACTCGGTGCGTTACCAGCCGACGAAATGA
- a CDS encoding glycosyltransferase — MSGQARIEVAQIVTRFIAGAGGVALRGVLPLDPDRYNVTIITGQGGSLTDRAEAAGFRVILEPSLVSPLSPRDDRTALRRLTALCLAGRYDVVHTHSAKAGALGRLAAHRAGVPLIVHTYHGFPFHEFQNPLRRAAYVAIERRLATITDAVLAIGSGVATEALRRGLATPSNVRTIAPVVEAITVPKTEQSRAAARAALGISDGAVVIGTVGRIDYQKAPEHLIAAIARLRHQDAMAVWIGSGPGLAEAERLIRRAGLVDRFVFAGERSDVAALLPAFDVFAMASRYEGLPCAVVEAMRCGVPVVATAVNSLSDLVVPGESGVLVPPGRPDLLAAAIDGVLDDPRAAERMVALGRVLAGANFDAGRLAEVLDQVYSTGRTAGLVAR; from the coding sequence ATGTCCGGCCAAGCGCGGATCGAGGTCGCGCAGATCGTCACCCGGTTCATCGCAGGTGCGGGCGGCGTCGCGCTGCGCGGAGTACTGCCGCTGGATCCCGATCGGTACAACGTCACCATCATCACCGGCCAGGGCGGCTCCTTGACCGACCGGGCGGAGGCCGCGGGCTTCCGCGTCATCCTCGAACCGTCCCTGGTCTCGCCGCTGTCCCCTCGCGATGACAGGACCGCCTTGCGCAGGCTCACCGCGCTCTGCCTGGCCGGCCGGTACGACGTGGTTCACACGCACAGCGCGAAGGCGGGAGCACTCGGCCGGCTGGCCGCGCATCGGGCCGGCGTACCGCTGATCGTCCACACGTACCACGGGTTCCCGTTTCACGAGTTCCAGAACCCGCTACGCCGGGCGGCGTACGTCGCGATCGAAAGAAGGCTCGCCACCATCACCGATGCCGTCCTGGCGATCGGCAGCGGGGTCGCCACCGAAGCGCTGCGCCGCGGCCTCGCCACGCCGTCAAACGTACGAACGATCGCGCCTGTGGTCGAGGCGATCACCGTGCCGAAGACCGAGCAGTCGCGGGCCGCCGCGAGAGCCGCGCTGGGGATCAGCGACGGCGCCGTGGTGATCGGGACGGTCGGCCGGATCGACTACCAGAAGGCCCCAGAGCACCTGATCGCCGCGATCGCCAGGCTGCGGCACCAGGATGCGATGGCCGTCTGGATCGGTTCCGGGCCGGGCCTTGCCGAGGCCGAGAGGCTGATCCGTCGCGCGGGGCTGGTCGACCGCTTCGTCTTCGCCGGCGAACGGTCCGACGTTGCCGCCCTGTTGCCCGCGTTCGACGTGTTCGCGATGGCGAGCCGCTACGAGGGATTGCCTTGTGCGGTCGTCGAGGCGATGCGCTGCGGCGTGCCGGTGGTGGCAACCGCGGTCAACTCCCTGTCCGACCTGGTAGTCCCCGGCGAGAGCGGAGTACTGGTTCCGCCCGGGCGGCCGGACCTGCTCGCGGCCGCGATCGACGGCGTACTGGACGACCCGCGGGCGGCGGAACGAATGGTGGCGCTAGGGCGAGTCCTTGCCGGCGCCAACTTTGACGCCGGGCGACTGGCCGAAGTGCTGGACCAGGTCTACTCCACCGGGCGGACCGCGGGGTTGGTGGCGCGATGA